The window CACAAGTGGAAAGCCATAATTCCTGGcttttttgaaataataaatgtCACGTAAGAATCGATCAATTATTGAACAAATAGTTAATTATAATATACGCATTTATCAACTACATATTATATAATGAATGTCTCTTTTGAGAATCagttatatataataaataatatgacaTAACTAACCAATTCGTTGACCCCTTTTtctggcaaaaaaaaaaaaaaagtaataaaggAAATAAGAAAGAATTCTGGATAAAATTatcttaattattttggcaaaaggaaaaaagaaagaggGATAAACTAAGGAATGGAATATATTAATCGTGCATTTTTCGAACCCATACGTTTCTTTATGTGAGATTTGACGGGACATAAATAAATTTCACAAGAGCCAGTAAAACATTTGTGTTCaaagtgtcacgccccgaaactcgggatttgacaccggcgttgtttaacaatcacacaattgaaacaaccagcctcgtagcataatataaaccgaaaaccagtttattattcataatttctcaaaaacaactgtctttacaactgaaataaaataaatttgcggaaacgtctaacctaaaattgtaaatttctaagattcaaaaaaaaaaataatcctgtctactaatcaccatccccaaaactgttccgattcttcttcttctacctgttcttcggatttatctgggaaaggttgtaaggggtgagtattttgggaatactcagtaaatgggggaattatcgaacaccacataaaaatttcatattttcgaaataacatatatttacagcatgcttttcataatttttaacactgcaatttttcacctttcatggtttactgacgtcagtccctaagttttaatcctctaagggggcgaggccgtaaaacagttctatcccactgttaagggccatatgttggaattccacccattttcagggaatcctcacagtgtcctcacaaaaacgtaacaagatttaaaaaaacgtagacggtgttcgaccgcattttttttttctttaaaagaaaaacacataaccaaaaaatttaaaactttaaaatttgcccacttaccttaaattcttgatgcaaaaattacgtgaataattagggttgcttgcacaggaattttcgaaaattcctcttcGGCGGCTAgacggcggcagcgcttcgctgtgctcgaaaatcctaaggagactaggggaaggattttcgaaattttgtgtATGTCTaaggtgtgattttcgaaaactagggcccttctatttataggagttggctgctatcgtgatagtgcgtttgaactgtgaatcaaatctagagtcatgatatatccgtgatctaggtagatattcAAAATCTCCTTCTTTTTTCCccacctaattttcgaaaatctcatggtatatattgttagatttcgaattctagggattttattatctcttgcTTGATCTTTTATCCCGGTATCTCAGTATCAACTTAAATCTTAGATATTTATCTGCTTgttttcaaaattccttctttaattccttagattgagataaatttattcctaccaaattttcaagtttaaataatactatcttaatttcgagcttcataattctgtacacgataaaattatctacacaacttagataaccttgaaacaaatcttatattctgaatgatNNNNNNNNNNNNNNNNNNNNNNNNNNNNNNNNNNNNNNNNNNNNNNNNNNNNNNNNNNNNNNNNNNNNNNNNNNNNNNNNNNNNNNNNNNNNNNNNNNNNNNNNNNNNNNNNNNNNNNNNNNNNNNNNNNNNNNNNNNNNNNNNNNNNNNNNNNNNNNNNNNNNNNNNNNNNNNNNNNNNNNNNNNNNNNNNNNNNNNNNNNNNNNNNNNNNNNNNNNNNNNNNNNNNNNNNNNNNNNNNNNNNNNNNNNNNNNNNNNNNNNNNNNNNNNNNNNNNNNNNNNNNNNNNNNNNNNNNNNNNNNNNNNNNNNNNNNNNNNNNNNNNNNNNNNNNNNNNNNNNNNNNNNNNNNNNNNNNNNNNNNNNNNNNNNNNNNNNNNNNNNNNNNNNNNNNNNNNNNNNNNNNNNNNNNNNNNNNNNNNNNNNNNNNNNNNNNNNNNNNNNNNNNNNNNNNNNNNNNNNNNNNNNNNNNNNNNNNNNNNNNNNNNNNNNNNNNNNNNNNNNNNNNNNNNNNNNNNNNNNNNNNNNNNNNNNNNNNNNNNNNNNNNNNNNNNNNNNNNNNNNNNNNNNNNNNNNNNNNNNNNNNNNNNNNNNNNNNNNNNNNNNNNNNNNNNNNNNNNNNNNNNNNNNNNNNNNNNNNNNNNNNNNNNNNNNNNNNNNNNNNNNNNNNNNNNNNNNNNNNNNNNNNNNNNNNNNNNNNNNNNNNNNNNNNNNNNNNNNNNNNNNNNNNNNNNNNNNNNNNNNNNNNNNNNNNNNNNNNNNNNNNNNNNNNNNNNNNNNNNNNNNNNNNNNNNNNNNNNNNNNNNNNNNNNNNNNNNNNNNNNNNNNNNNNNNNNNNNNNNNNNNNNNNNNNNNNNNNNNNNNNNNNNNNNNNNNNNNNNNNNNNNNNNNNNNNNNNNNNNNNNNNNNNNNNNNNNNNNNNNNNNNNNNNNNNNNNNNNNNNNNNNNNNNNNNNNNNNNNNNNNNNNNNNNNNNNNNNNNNNNNNNNNNNNNNNNNNNNNNNNNNNNNNNNNNNNNNNNNNNNNNNNNNNNNNNNNNNNNNNNNNNNNNNNNNNNNNNNNNNNNNNNNNNNNNNNNNNNNNNNNNNNNNNNNNNNNNNNNNNNNNNNNNNNNNNNNNNNNNNNNNNNNNNNNNNNNNNNNNNNNNNNNNNNNNNNNNNNNNNNNNNNNNNNNNNNNNNNNNNNNNNNNNNNNNNNNNNNNNNNNNNNNNNNNNNNNNNNNNNNNNNNNNNNNNNNNNNNNNNNNNNNNNNNNNNNNNNNNNNNNNNNNNNNNNNNNNNNNNNNNNNNNNNNNNNNNNNNNNNNNNNNNNNNNNNNNNNNNNNNNNNNNNNNNNNNNNNNNNNNNNNNNNNNNNNNNNNNNNNNNNNNNNNNNNNNNNNNNNNNNNNNNNNNNNNNNNNNNNNNNNNNNNNNNNNNNNNNNNNNNNNNNNNNNNNNNNNNNNNNNNNNNNNNNNNNNNNNNNNNNNNNNNNNNNNNNNNNNNNNNNNNNNNNNNNNNNNNNNNNNNNNNNNNNNNNNNNNNNNNNNNNNNNNNNNNNNNNNNNNNNNNNNNNNNNNNNNNNNNNNNNNNNNNNNNNNNNNNNNNNNNNNNNNNNNNNNNNNNNNNNNNNNNNNNNNNNNNNNNNNNNNNNNNNNNNNNNNNNNNNNNNNNNNNNNNNNNNNNNNNNNNNNNNNNNNNNNNNNNNNNNNNNNNNNNNNNNNNNNNNNNNNNNNNNNNNNNNNNNNNNNNNNNNNNNNNNNNNNNNNNNNNNNNNNNNNNNNNNNNNNNNNNNNNNNNNNNNNNNNNNNNNNNNNGAACTTGGAATTCTTCTGAGTGAGTTTCGTCAGTGGTATGGCGATCGAAGAAAAACCTTCGAcgaacttcctgtaataacctgctagtccaagaaagctcctgatgtcggtggcgttcttaggtttCGGCCACTCTGTAATTGCCTCGACTTTCCTGGGATCCACTGATACTCCTGCTTCAGAGATTACGTGTCCTAAGAAGGATACACTCTttagccagaactcacatttcttaaacTTAGCATAGAGCTCCTTTTCTCTCAAAGTCTGAAGTGCAATGCGCAGATGCTCTTCGTGATCTCGCTCGTTGGAAGaatagacgaggatgtcgtcaaTAAATACTACTATGAACTGATCCAGGAATGGTTTGAAAACTCTGTTCATTAGGTCCATGAAGGCTGCAGGTGCGTTGGTCAGCCCGAAAGGCATCACTgtgaactcataatgtccatatcttgtccgaAAAGCTGTTTTGGGGATATCTTCCGCCCTGACCTTCAGTTGGTGGTATCCCGTCCTCAGATCCAGTTTAGAAAATACTGCTGCTCCCTTAAGTTGATCAAATAGGTCGTCAATCCTTGGGAGggggtacttgttcttgatagtgatcttgttcagttctTTGTAGTCGATGCACAGtctcatactcccatctttcttctttacaaagagtACTGGTGCTCCCCATGGAGAAACACTAGGTCGAATTTGCTTTTTGTCcagcaattcttggagttgctcttttagctccttgagttcAGCTGGCGCCATCCTgtaaggtgctttagaaatTGGAGCTGCACCAGGAACCAGATTGATTTCGAATTCGACTTCGCGGTCCGGGACTATCCCTGGGGgttcttctggaaaaacatcCGGGAACTCACATACTATTGGGATGTCTTCTATCTTTAGTTCGGCTTCTCCTTGCACTTCGCTAACCCTTGCTAGGTAGATATCTTCTCCGGATTTCATTGCCTTCCATGCTTGGGAAGCGGAAAGGAGTGATTTCCGTTCCTTGGATTTACCATGATACACGATCTCTTCCTGATTCGGGGTTTGGAGTTTATCTCTTTTCCCTTTACAGTCCACTATTGCATTGTTtttggctaaccaatccatccctaggatgatgtcGCAGTCGGCCATGACTATTTGTATTAAGTCTGTGCTGAATTTCTGATTACCGATACTGATCAAACAGTCTCTGTGGATCTCGTGAGTTTCGATGGCCTTATTTGTAGGTGTGGCTATTCGAAAAGGTTCGGCTAATAATTCGGGCTTAAGTCCTAGTTTCTTAGCGAGACTCTTAGATACAAATGAATGCGTGAcaccacaatcaaataacgCATAAGCAGGCACGTTTTGAATAAGAATGGTACCTGACACGACTTCAGGGGCGTCGTCGGCCTCTTCTTGAGTCATAGCAAAGACCCTGGCATTAGGCTTACCTTCTTTTGGCTTGTTGGGGTTAGCTCCTGTATTTGGCCATGTTCCCTTGTTGGGCCCGGCTGCTTGGTTGGCGGCAGTAGGACATTCGGCAATTCGGTGTCCCGCTTTCCCACATCCGAAGCATACTCCACTGTTTCTTCGGCATTCTCCCAGGTGTCGTAAGTGACAAGTTGGGCAAGGCTTAATATCCTGGTAGCTTGAGGTAGGCGAAGGTCCTTTTGATGGTCCACCGGACTGGTTAGGCTTCTTGAAAGTCTGATTACTGCGTGAGGGCTGATTATTCATGGGCCTTTTGTTCTTAAATTCCTTCTCTCTGCGCTGGATGTCAGTTTCAGCTCGGATAGCTGCACCCATTAGATCTGAAAAATTCGCGGGTTGGTAGACTGCTAGGGCCGATTGGATCCTGCTGTTCAATCCCTTTTTAAAACGGTGCAATTTCAAAACTTCGTCCGCCATGATGGCCGGAGCATAAGATCCAAGGGCATTAAACTGGGAGGTGTATTCCACAACCGACATATCCGGAGTTTGAGTGAAGTTTTCAAACTCACTTAGTTTCTGCAGTCTGACCTCGGCCGGAAAATACTGTTTCAGAAAGGCTTCTCGAAATCGCTGCCAAGTCATTGGTCCTGCAGCTGTCATGGCTGGCGAGATTGCTTCCCACCATTTTCCCGCTTTATCTTCTAGGAACGGCACAGTCACGTCCACTTTCAGTGCTTCGGGAACTTCCAATAGTCGCAGCTGCGTCTCTACACTTTTTAGCCAGCTCTGGCTAACTTCAGGGTCAGCAGCTCCACTGAAAGTTGGACATCTATTTTTGCGGAGTGACTCATAGTGGAACTTGATTCCatttggtggtggaggtggtggtggctgATTGACGTTCTGATTTCCCAACCCTTGCAGTGTTGTCGCTACAATGGTGGCTATGGCCATAAGATCAGCTCGGCTTAAGTTGACTGCAGGCGGGGGTCCATTTCCCTGTCCATCCTCCTGTCTACCTTCACGGTCGGTATTAGCGTAACGCGGGTTGCGGTTCTGTCTCGGGGGTCTGCCGGCCATTTCCTACAATCGTATCGCAAGTTCTAAGAATTTGTACGAGTAAAGTTCATACAATAGATTGTGctgaaataaattgaaatcaatgaatcaaataaaacaaatttttattgatttctcaaaagAACTAAAATGAACATGACCAATCTAAAAGAATTAAAAGTCGTACTGAATGAAATAGCAACAACGGAAAAGTAAAATAACTCCTAGAACAAAATCACTAGGACATGCTAGCCTAATCCTCTATCTCTCCATCCCCAATGGCTGCTATAGGCTCCTCAATCTCTATCGGCTCTTCCTCTTCCGGTTCTTCCTCCGGCTCTCCTTCCTGAAGTAGCTCTACCATATGAGTGAGATGAGCATTCTCTGCATTAAGCTGGGCCACTTGTGTCTTCCATCCCTGAACATCTGCCTCTGCCTCATCCAACATATCAATGGTAAGCTGGTGGCGCAGTTCGTAATCCCTTTTATTCTACTTGATCTTGTTCTTCAGTACCTCACCCTGTTGAGCCAGATGATGGTTCACCTTCGAAATGCTGTTTATAGCCTCACTTAAATTCTCCAGTCTCTTCTTGCTCCTGGCATTTTGCTGTTTTTCTTCTTCTAATTCGTTTCGGTATCGGTCGATGTCTTCGTGCAGCTTTCTCTCTCGATGCAAGCCGTGTTCTATGCTATCCCTCAAGTCCATGTTATCTCCTCTTACCAACTCTCCCTGGTAGATAGCGTTGTTAAGCTGGGTTCGTATTACCTCTTTTTCTGTGGCTAAGATCGCATTCTCCCGTCTTCTCTCACCTATTCTGGCTCTAAGGCGCTTTATCAGGCGCGACTGATTATCAATGGCTAGCTGCTTCATGTGGATTGCAGCTTGGGCACGAGTGCGGAATTGGGGAgacatttcctgaaaaaaagaaagaaaatgctcaaaatatcAGGATAGAGTAAAGtactgaaaattaaaagtttcttcgaAAATTCCCAAAATGGAAAGTTTTAAGATAGACATATGGGTTCGAAGAGTATATCGAGAGGATTTCAGATCAGTTGACGGAACCGAATTCGGAGTTTCCTACGAAAAAAATAGAAGGACGTACGCTGGCGGGTCGACTCGCTGACTCGGCCGAGTTGACTCGCCGGGTTGACTCGCCGGAGTATGGTCGGAGCAAACGAGTAAGACGGCGACGGGGTGAGGGTCACGGAACCGGTGGTGGCACGGCCAGAATCGGTCGGAAAACTACTTAATTTTGCCGGAACTCGCTCAAAATCGGCGGACTCACTTGAATTTGGGCGTTTCCGATTGGTTAATCCGATCCTGAAATTGATTGTTGGGAAAAGTTACCCATGCATCGTATATTGTTTGGGTAAATTTAATGGAAAATCGGAGTAGGATTGGTAGGGTAATTGGACGAAATACTTTTCGGGTTAGGGTTCATATGCCAATTTCGTAGATCTGAAATTCCGGTTTCACACGAACACGAAATCTAAAATTGTTTGAGGGCTTTTCTTCGTCTCATCGAGGCGGTTCGGGAACTGGTCGCCGATCGAAGAAAG of the Primulina huaijiensis isolate GDHJ02 chromosome 1, ASM1229523v2, whole genome shotgun sequence genome contains:
- the LOC140972125 gene encoding uncharacterized protein, whose product is MAGRPPRQNRNPRYANTDREGRQEDGQGNGPPPAVNLSRADLMAIATIVATTLQGLGNQNVNQPPPPPPPNGIKFHYESLRKNRCPTFSGAADPEVSQSWLKSVETQLRLLEVPEALKVDVTVPFLEDKAGKWWEAISPAMTAAGPMTWQRFREAFLKQYFPAEVRLQKLSEFENFTQTPDMSVVEYTSQFNALGSYAPAIMADEVLKLHRFKKGLNSRIQSALAVYQPANFSDLMGAAIRAETDIQRREKEFKNKRPMNNQPSRSNQTFKKPNQSGGPSKGPSPTSSYQDIKPCPTCHLRHLGECRRNSGVCFGCGKAGHRIAECPTAANQAAGPNKGTWPNTGANPNKPKEGKPNARVFAMTQEEADDAPEVVSGTILIQNVPAYALFDCGVTHSFVSKSLAKKLGLKPELLAEPFRIATPTNKAIETHEIHRDCLISIGNQKFSTDLIQIVMADCDIILGMDWLAKNNAIVDCKGKRDKLQTPNQEEIVYHGKSKERKSLLSASQAWKAMKSGEDIYLARVSEVQGEAELKIEDIPIVCEFPDVFPEEPPGIVPDREVEFEINLVPGAAPISKAPYRMAPAELKELKEQLQELLDKKQIRPSVSPWGAPVLFVKKKDGSMRLCIDYKELNKITIKNKYPLPRIDDLFDQLKGAAVFSKLDLRTGYHQLKVRAEDIPKTAFRTRYGHYEFTVMPFGLTNAPAAFMDLMNRVFKPFLDQFIVVFIDDILVYSSNERDHEEHLRIALQTLREKELYAKFKKCEFWLKSVSFLGHVISEAGVSVDPRKVEGFDMRATEFPCARMCCVFL